One segment of Mycolicibacterium baixiangningiae DNA contains the following:
- a CDS encoding amidohydrolase family protein → MRTIALEEHFITGDLAHYSDATRSLAQPQVWQEASRRLTDLAEQRLADMDAAGVDVAVLSLTAPGIQAEPDPQLAVARAAEANDFLAGLIAANPTRYRGFAALPLQNGDAAARELQRSVEQLGMCGALVNAHTQGVYLDAPPLRAVWERAESLDVPLYLHPANGFDTPHVITGHPELIGPMWSWGTDTATHALRLIFAGVFDDFPGAKLLLGHMGESLPYSLWRLDSRWDWHRHHGIELQLDHPSEYLRRNVYVTTSGVCDDPPLLCALAALGSEHVLFATDYPYEDITTATAFLAGAAISDDDRARISHGNAERLLHIDP, encoded by the coding sequence ATGCGCACCATCGCTTTGGAAGAGCACTTCATCACCGGTGATCTCGCGCATTACAGCGACGCCACCCGTTCGCTGGCCCAGCCGCAGGTGTGGCAGGAAGCCAGCAGACGCCTCACCGACCTGGCCGAACAGCGGCTGGCCGATATGGACGCCGCCGGGGTCGATGTCGCGGTCCTTTCGCTGACCGCGCCGGGCATCCAGGCAGAGCCCGATCCGCAGCTCGCAGTAGCGCGGGCCGCCGAGGCCAACGACTTCCTGGCCGGTCTGATCGCCGCGAACCCCACCCGGTACCGGGGGTTCGCCGCGTTACCCCTGCAGAACGGCGACGCCGCGGCCAGAGAACTGCAGCGCTCAGTCGAGCAACTCGGAATGTGCGGCGCCCTGGTCAACGCGCACACCCAGGGGGTGTATCTCGATGCGCCACCGCTGCGGGCGGTGTGGGAGCGCGCCGAAAGCCTCGACGTCCCGCTGTACCTGCACCCGGCCAACGGGTTCGACACCCCGCACGTCATCACCGGGCACCCCGAGCTGATCGGCCCGATGTGGAGTTGGGGCACCGACACCGCCACGCATGCGCTGCGGCTGATCTTCGCAGGGGTGTTCGACGACTTCCCCGGCGCCAAACTACTGCTCGGCCACATGGGCGAGAGCCTGCCGTACTCACTGTGGCGCCTGGATTCCCGCTGGGACTGGCACCGCCACCACGGCATCGAACTCCAACTCGACCACCCCTCGGAGTACCTGCGGCGCAATGTCTACGTGACCACCAGCGGGGTGTGCGACGATCCGCCGCTGTTGTGCGCGCTGGCCGCCCTGGGCTCCGAGCACGTGCTCTTCGCCACCGACTATCCGTACGAGGACATCACCACGGCGACCGCGTTTCTGGCCGGTGCCGCGATCAGCGACGACGACCGGGCCAGGATCAGCCACGGCAACGCCGAGCGGCTGCTGCACATCGACCCATGA
- a CDS encoding DUF1206 domain-containing protein: MSARPGYGNVHGAVNKATDNNAFEYAARAGFAASGVLHLLVGYIILRIALGSGGNADQSGALAALAGQTGGKIVLWVATIGLFALGLWRLAEAFVGSKPGERSSGEDNPAWKRAKSVGLAIANFAIAFSAMQFATGGGQSSGQQNSGISAQLMQSGWGKLLLILIGLGVIGVGGYHVYKGATKKFFKDLRVSSGTGITAVGVAGYVAKGLVLAGAGILVIVATLQADPAKASGLDAAVKTLGQAPFGKFLLIVAAIGIAAFGAYSFVRSRYGRM; encoded by the coding sequence ATGAGCGCCAGACCCGGCTACGGCAACGTGCACGGCGCCGTCAACAAAGCCACCGACAACAACGCCTTCGAGTACGCGGCGCGCGCCGGGTTCGCCGCAAGCGGTGTCCTTCACCTGCTGGTCGGCTACATCATCCTGCGGATCGCCCTGGGCAGCGGCGGTAACGCCGATCAGTCGGGGGCGCTGGCGGCGCTGGCGGGCCAGACCGGCGGCAAGATCGTGCTGTGGGTCGCCACCATCGGCCTCTTCGCGCTGGGGCTCTGGCGGCTCGCGGAGGCGTTCGTCGGTTCCAAGCCCGGTGAGCGCTCCAGCGGGGAGGACAACCCCGCCTGGAAGCGCGCCAAATCGGTGGGCCTCGCGATCGCCAACTTCGCCATCGCGTTCTCGGCGATGCAGTTCGCCACCGGCGGCGGACAGTCCAGCGGCCAGCAGAACTCCGGCATCTCGGCCCAGCTCATGCAGTCAGGCTGGGGGAAGCTGCTCTTGATACTGATCGGCCTCGGCGTCATCGGCGTCGGCGGCTACCACGTGTACAAGGGGGCCACGAAGAAGTTCTTCAAGGATCTGCGGGTGTCGAGCGGAACGGGGATCACCGCGGTCGGCGTCGCCGGCTACGTCGCGAAGGGCCTCGTCCTCGCCGGCGCAGGCATCCTGGTCATCGTCGCAACCCTGCAGGCCGATCCGGCCAAGGCTTCCGGTCTCGACGCCGCGGTCAAGACCCTGGGTCAGGCTCCGTTCGGGAAGTTCCTCCTGATTGTCGCCGCGATCGGCATCGCCGCCTTCGGTGCGTACAGCTTCGTGCGCAGCCGCTACGGCCGCATGTAG
- a CDS encoding heme-binding protein: MSSQTARRGIAGAFAACALGGVAAAAIALPTAAAQPAACNASGFATTAGGVLSAAGGYLSTHPGANDALTRAASQPAGDGEATVRAYFTANPNEFLDLRNIARPLIDQRNQCGVTVQPGQLAMLFDALAE; the protein is encoded by the coding sequence ATGTCCTCACAGACTGCGCGCCGCGGCATCGCCGGCGCATTTGCCGCCTGCGCTCTCGGCGGTGTCGCTGCCGCCGCCATCGCGTTGCCGACGGCGGCCGCCCAGCCGGCGGCGTGCAATGCCAGCGGCTTCGCCACGACGGCGGGCGGCGTGCTCAGCGCCGCTGGCGGTTACCTCAGCACCCATCCGGGCGCCAACGACGCCCTGACCCGGGCGGCATCGCAGCCGGCCGGTGACGGGGAGGCCACGGTTCGGGCGTACTTCACCGCGAACCCGAACGAGTTCCTCGACCTGCGCAACATCGCACGGCCGCTGATCGATCAGCGCAACCAGTGCGGGGTCACCGTGCAGCCCGGCCAGTTGGCGATGCTGTTCGACGCGCTCGCCGAATAA
- a CDS encoding iron ABC transporter substrate-binding protein, giving the protein MRPRWSRIAGAISVVAVAVGLTACSSSGDSDELLIYNAQHESLTKEWIDAFTKETGIKVSYRQGGDTELGNQLVAEGDASPADVFLTENSPAMAAVERAGLFADLAPDTIQQVPAQYRPATGKWTGVAARSTVFVYNRARLQPDQLPTSLVDLQRPEWKGRWGAPPAKADFQAIVAALLQLNGEPATAEWLAGMKANAVIYNDNIATLKAVNAGEVDGGVIYHYYWFRDQSKTKEISGNTALHYFKNQDPGAFVSLSGGGVLESADKKDQAQQFIAFITGKAGQEVLEKGTSFEYPVASGVPANPALPPLDSLQAPAVDPSTLDAQKVTDLMTKAGLL; this is encoded by the coding sequence ATGCGACCTCGCTGGAGCCGGATCGCTGGAGCCATATCAGTCGTCGCGGTGGCGGTCGGCCTGACCGCCTGCTCGAGTTCCGGCGACTCCGACGAGCTGCTGATCTACAACGCACAGCACGAGTCGCTCACCAAGGAATGGATCGACGCCTTCACCAAGGAGACCGGCATCAAGGTCTCCTACCGCCAAGGCGGCGACACCGAACTGGGCAACCAGCTGGTCGCCGAGGGTGACGCCTCTCCCGCCGACGTCTTCCTCACCGAGAACTCCCCCGCCATGGCCGCCGTCGAGCGCGCCGGGCTGTTCGCCGATCTCGCCCCGGACACGATCCAACAGGTTCCGGCGCAGTACCGTCCGGCCACCGGCAAGTGGACCGGCGTCGCCGCACGCTCAACGGTGTTCGTGTACAACAGGGCTCGCCTGCAGCCCGACCAGCTGCCCACGTCTCTGGTGGACCTGCAGCGGCCGGAATGGAAGGGACGCTGGGGCGCACCGCCGGCGAAGGCGGACTTCCAGGCGATCGTCGCGGCGCTGCTGCAGCTGAATGGCGAGCCCGCGACGGCGGAGTGGCTGGCCGGGATGAAGGCCAACGCGGTCATCTACAACGACAACATCGCAACCCTCAAGGCCGTCAACGCCGGAGAGGTCGACGGCGGCGTGATCTACCACTACTACTGGTTCCGCGATCAGTCGAAGACCAAGGAGATCAGCGGCAACACGGCCCTTCACTACTTCAAGAACCAAGACCCCGGCGCGTTCGTCAGCCTCTCCGGCGGCGGCGTGCTCGAGTCCGCCGACAAGAAGGACCAGGCGCAGCAGTTCATCGCGTTCATCACCGGCAAGGCCGGTCAGGAGGTGCTCGAGAAGGGCACGTCGTTCGAGTACCCGGTGGCCAGCGGCGTGCCGGCGAATCCGGCTCTGCCCCCATTGGATTCGCTGCAGGCGCCGGCAGTCGACCCCTCGACCCTGGACGCCCAGAAGGTGACCGACCTGATGACGAAGGCTGGCTTGTTGTAG